A window of the Streptomyces finlayi genome harbors these coding sequences:
- a CDS encoding glycosyltransferase, with translation MRVLLTTYGSRGDVEPLVALAVQVRALGAEVRVCAPPDKEFVDLLAGVGVELVPIGAPMGTMVAPGSPAEAARRVAELAGQFEPVTAAAEGCDVLLATGLAHFGSRSAAEKLGIPYVYATFCSYLLPTPHRAPPPAPLLPGLAAPPEGAGNRALWELNAQLFNRLHGESVNAHRESVGLPSADDVCTFIFTGQPWLAADPVLDPWQETADLDVVHTGAWIMPDERPLPEELVAFLDAGAPPVYVGFGSMRGVSEGIAGVAIEAIRAQGRRVLVGRGWAELGLIDDRDDCFAVGEVNQQALFGRVAAVVHHGGAGTTTTAARAGAPQVVVPQAGDQSFWAGRVADLGIGAAHDGPTPTFQSLVAALGAALTPETRERAKSVAGAIRTDGAAESAKRLLDTAAAR, from the coding sequence ATGCGTGTGCTGTTGACGACGTACGGGTCGCGCGGGGATGTCGAGCCGCTGGTGGCACTCGCCGTGCAGGTGCGGGCCCTCGGCGCGGAGGTACGGGTGTGCGCTCCGCCGGACAAGGAGTTCGTGGACCTGCTGGCCGGTGTCGGCGTGGAGCTGGTGCCCATCGGTGCGCCGATGGGCACGATGGTGGCGCCGGGGTCACCGGCGGAGGCGGCCCGGCGTGTCGCCGAGCTGGCCGGGCAGTTCGAGCCCGTCACGGCGGCGGCCGAGGGGTGTGACGTGCTCCTGGCCACCGGGCTCGCGCATTTCGGCTCGCGGTCGGCGGCCGAGAAGCTGGGCATCCCGTACGTGTACGCGACCTTCTGCTCGTACCTGCTGCCCACACCGCACCGCGCACCGCCGCCCGCGCCGCTGCTGCCGGGGCTGGCGGCCCCGCCGGAAGGGGCCGGCAACCGGGCACTCTGGGAGCTCAACGCCCAGCTCTTCAACAGGCTGCACGGCGAGTCGGTCAACGCGCACCGGGAGTCGGTCGGTCTGCCGTCGGCGGATGACGTCTGCACGTTCATCTTCACCGGACAGCCTTGGCTGGCGGCGGACCCGGTGCTGGACCCGTGGCAGGAGACCGCCGACCTCGACGTCGTACACACCGGTGCGTGGATCATGCCGGACGAGCGCCCGCTCCCGGAGGAGTTGGTGGCGTTCCTGGACGCGGGTGCGCCACCGGTCTACGTGGGCTTCGGCAGTATGCGCGGCGTGTCCGAGGGCATCGCCGGGGTGGCGATCGAGGCGATCCGGGCACAGGGCCGCCGGGTACTCGTCGGGCGCGGCTGGGCGGAGCTGGGGCTGATCGACGACCGGGACGACTGTTTCGCCGTGGGTGAGGTCAACCAGCAGGCACTGTTCGGCCGGGTGGCCGCCGTCGTGCACCACGGCGGCGCGGGGACCACCACGACGGCCGCCCGCGCCGGTGCGCCGCAGGTGGTCGTACCCCAGGCGGGGGACCAGTCGTTCTGGGCGGGGCGGGTGGCCGACCTGGGTATCGGCGCGGCGCACGACGGCCCGACGCCGACCTTCCAGTCGCTGGTGGCCGCGCTCGGGGCGGCTCTGACCCCAGAAACCCGCGAGCGGGCGAAGTCGGTGGCGGGCGCGATCCGTACGGACGGGGCGGCGGAGTCCGCGAAGCGCCTGCTGGACACGGCGGCGGCCCGCTGA
- a CDS encoding ATP-binding protein produces MEAPPATHCPRSVREFTQRFSATPRGARLARRFARFELDRWGIPYGGDVSDTAALLVAELAANAAIHGRVPGRDFELVLTLTPRGPALSTLGIEVSDTRTEARPPSPADIAPPPLDAETGRGLVLVDALADRWGVRDRHGAPGKTVRAELDLLY; encoded by the coding sequence ATGGAAGCACCCCCGGCAACCCATTGCCCCCGCTCAGTCCGTGAGTTCACCCAGCGCTTCAGCGCCACCCCGCGTGGCGCCCGCCTTGCCCGGCGGTTCGCCCGCTTCGAGCTGGACCGGTGGGGCATCCCGTACGGCGGCGATGTGTCCGACACGGCCGCGCTGCTCGTCGCGGAACTGGCGGCCAACGCCGCGATCCACGGCCGTGTACCGGGCCGGGACTTCGAACTCGTACTGACCCTGACCCCACGCGGCCCGGCGCTCAGCACGCTCGGCATCGAGGTCTCCGACACCCGCACCGAAGCCCGCCCGCCGTCACCCGCCGACATCGCCCCACCCCCGCTCGACGCGGAGACCGGCCGGGGCCTGGTCCTGGTCGATGCCCTGGCCGACCGATGGGGCGTGCGCGACCGCCACGGCGCACCGGGCAAGACGGTTCGCGCGGAACTGGACCTGCTGTACTGA
- a CDS encoding MarR family transcriptional regulator encodes MATTNISPALRPHASPSPYPMAKPGYGKRSTPDQAPRQAEDFALLPERERYIASFVDRLPEGAAMTVKTLAKQLPRYGQQAVGTALTALSVAGHLRRVRRPAGVGDQVRWVFRTFWSRTARDNEWWAAFIAAEDGKGVAAVRETTPAPAPAPAPVVAVVAVEPPAPQPGHSPSPAYRALAQLGCRDARLALSAEDCVALEGLAAEWLARGASAEYLAHALTAGLPEAVDVPRGFVRRRLRDKMPPRLTTPTAAPVRRTMVECTACGVPGRPEALPDGLCRACRPTLATAADCVGDRPVGRDVHALVDQLRGLARTP; translated from the coding sequence GTGGCTACCACAAACATTAGCCCTGCCCTGCGCCCGCACGCATCCCCGTCGCCGTACCCGATGGCCAAGCCCGGTTACGGCAAGCGATCCACCCCCGACCAGGCCCCTCGCCAGGCCGAGGACTTCGCCCTGCTGCCGGAGCGCGAGCGGTACATCGCGTCCTTCGTCGACCGGCTGCCCGAGGGGGCCGCGATGACGGTCAAGACCCTCGCCAAGCAGCTCCCCCGCTACGGTCAGCAGGCCGTCGGCACCGCACTCACCGCACTGTCGGTGGCGGGTCACCTGCGGCGCGTACGACGCCCGGCGGGCGTGGGAGACCAGGTCCGCTGGGTCTTCCGCACGTTCTGGTCCCGCACAGCGCGCGACAACGAGTGGTGGGCCGCCTTCATCGCCGCCGAGGACGGCAAGGGGGTGGCGGCGGTGCGCGAAACCACCCCGGCGCCCGCACCGGCGCCCGCACCGGTCGTTGCGGTCGTTGCGGTCGAGCCGCCTGCCCCGCAACCCGGCCACTCCCCCTCGCCCGCCTATCGTGCGCTCGCCCAACTCGGTTGCCGAGACGCCCGCTTGGCCCTTTCCGCCGAAGACTGCGTGGCCCTGGAGGGACTTGCCGCGGAGTGGCTGGCGCGGGGTGCGAGTGCGGAGTATCTGGCCCACGCCCTGACCGCCGGGCTCCCCGAAGCGGTGGACGTACCGCGCGGCTTCGTACGCCGCCGCCTCCGCGACAAGATGCCGCCGCGCCTGACCACTCCGACCGCTGCTCCCGTACGCCGGACGATGGTGGAGTGCACCGCGTGCGGCGTCCCGGGTCGCCCGGAGGCGCTCCCGGACGGACTGTGCCGCGCATGCCGCCCCACGCTCGCGACGGCTGCGGACTGCGTCGGCGACAGACCTGTGGGGCGTGACGTGCACGCCCTCGTCGACCAGTTGCGCGGGCTCGCGCGGACGCCGTGA
- a CDS encoding helix-turn-helix domain-containing protein, with product MADIGGSTGGATSGGEPEFSDSLKAFGEVVKAFRKRAGLTQEEFAPLVCYSVPTIASIEQGRRFPPADFVERAEVVLDAFGAIRGAARHLSRRPGLATWFRQWATLEAEAVSLYTYECRLVPGLLQTEAYARTLFVNQLPPLGDDQVEVQMAARTDRQRLLRERPNTSYSFILESHLFDRQTGGRTVTCDLISHVIELAELRNIEIQVMPIKRHDHAGLHGPMQLCETPNNRWLGYCEGQESGLLITDPKVVSTLQMRYARMRSQALSLEDSLSLLRQMRGAV from the coding sequence ATGGCCGACATCGGGGGCAGTACGGGTGGAGCTACGAGCGGTGGGGAGCCGGAATTCTCCGACAGCCTCAAAGCGTTCGGCGAGGTCGTCAAGGCGTTCCGCAAGCGGGCCGGTCTGACACAGGAGGAATTCGCACCGCTGGTCTGCTATTCGGTGCCGACGATCGCCTCCATCGAGCAGGGCCGCCGCTTCCCTCCCGCGGACTTCGTGGAACGCGCGGAGGTGGTGCTGGACGCGTTCGGCGCGATCCGGGGAGCGGCACGGCATCTGTCCCGGCGGCCGGGGCTCGCCACATGGTTCCGTCAGTGGGCGACGCTCGAGGCGGAGGCGGTGAGCCTCTATACGTACGAATGCCGTTTGGTCCCTGGGCTGTTGCAGACGGAGGCGTACGCGCGGACGTTGTTCGTGAACCAGCTGCCGCCGTTGGGTGACGACCAGGTCGAGGTGCAGATGGCTGCACGGACGGACCGGCAGCGACTTCTGAGGGAGCGGCCGAACACCTCGTACAGCTTCATTCTCGAAAGCCATCTGTTCGACCGGCAGACGGGCGGGCGTACTGTGACATGTGACCTCATCAGCCATGTAATCGAGTTGGCGGAGCTGCGGAACATCGAGATTCAGGTCATGCCGATCAAGCGTCACGACCATGCCGGATTGCACGGCCCCATGCAGCTCTGCGAAACGCCGAACAATCGATGGCTCGGTTACTGCGAGGGACAGGAGAGCGGTCTACTCATCACCGACCCCAAAGTGGTCAGCACGCTCCAGATGCGGTATGCCAGGATGCGGTCACAGGCTCTCTCCCTGGAGGACTCCCTGAGCCTGTTGCGGCAGATGCGAGGAGCGGTATGA
- a CDS encoding DUF397 domain-containing protein — protein sequence MSTTELTWFKSSYSSGSGDSCVEVALSWHKSSYSSGSGDDCVEVATCPDTIHVRDSKVTEGPQLALTPGSWTSFVSYAAGA from the coding sequence ATGAGCACCACAGAACTGACCTGGTTCAAGAGCAGCTACAGCAGCGGCTCGGGCGACTCCTGCGTAGAAGTAGCTCTCTCCTGGCACAAGTCCAGTTACAGCAGCGGGTCCGGCGATGACTGCGTAGAAGTCGCCACCTGCCCCGACACCATCCACGTACGCGACTCCAAGGTGACCGAGGGTCCCCAGCTCGCCCTCACGCCCGGCTCCTGGACGAGCTTCGTCTCGTACGCCGCGGGAGCCTGA
- a CDS encoding GTPase-associated protein 1-related protein, giving the protein MSLAQLHYTSAAPGSEASRGRYTAVGPGISAAMLDEIEPLIGYEFPADVPFLPTDAQLWSLPQAFSFSVLSDGSRLLCRTVPVRGTGSPPVRFHAHAVHLPADTRLTGGRLPVDAWRSPQWVSVTPGGAIPDPLSSLPPGHGAVREGLGDFAVSRSPWLASVLADLHRVSEESPPVSPVVLVERQSADVARWIALAGAALPQECAERLTFTTYTRKPGLAPHRVVGVLPDDVRELEGSGLRVHTCTGARPQQASGDAWAETAARIWRSRAPELFREASELPGEPFAAGPLAVTALCAGITLGATERAAAADWAAERPYALDAKQTRQLVESLTSPGIDDRTGAEFDAVGRLFGALDGRAPVTTTTPLAAMLVTEAVRGGNGSRELPGRSAFAGPDGAAIGTALGPEILAELRTPATSGDVARTVQLLRVARLLDVDCTEFLPSVVRRLAPALLAEDDPEFGPALLELLDEQFDVRTALLGALDRIAPDDPGAVERLLARVTLPFTGTQSLPHLRMCAEAAGARTTLGGDRAAVWHRVLRAAGLSPFAEPMVLRTAAGLVWGDRAPTAGEARLLLDAATSDGHRTAGTWARLVDAALAATSDDEEAAALTHDLLRGFPQEIEGRVRGALLLLDFAREVGSGVAEEGWVDRARALCAQAEPVEPAVRERAFGALAVRLLAHGRPEAELYAFVHSEDADLVAAYDRAARAEGIAQRLRTDAVYAADCFGVWTAYPHAGPAWNTTADALLRDVLRPAVRTFAPARLKEVEQAVESAGSSGRADAFRAWNRPSTLGRIGRRISGRVRRG; this is encoded by the coding sequence ATGAGCCTTGCACAGCTGCACTACACCTCCGCCGCGCCGGGGAGCGAGGCTTCAAGAGGGCGGTACACGGCGGTCGGTCCCGGGATCTCGGCGGCGATGCTCGACGAGATCGAGCCATTGATCGGTTACGAGTTTCCGGCCGATGTGCCCTTCCTGCCGACCGATGCGCAACTCTGGTCGCTGCCGCAGGCGTTCAGCTTCAGTGTGCTGTCCGACGGCAGTCGGCTGCTCTGCCGCACGGTGCCCGTGCGTGGAACGGGTTCGCCTCCGGTGCGGTTCCACGCCCATGCGGTGCATCTGCCGGCTGACACGCGGCTGACGGGCGGCCGGCTGCCGGTCGATGCGTGGCGGTCCCCGCAGTGGGTGTCCGTGACGCCCGGCGGCGCGATACCCGATCCCCTGAGCAGTCTTCCGCCGGGGCACGGGGCCGTGCGTGAGGGACTGGGCGACTTCGCCGTCTCCCGCAGTCCGTGGCTCGCGTCCGTCCTCGCCGATCTGCACCGGGTGAGCGAGGAGAGCCCGCCGGTGTCGCCGGTCGTGCTCGTCGAGCGGCAGAGTGCCGATGTGGCGCGGTGGATCGCACTGGCCGGGGCTGCTCTGCCGCAGGAGTGCGCCGAGCGGCTGACGTTCACGACGTACACCCGCAAGCCGGGGCTCGCACCGCACCGAGTTGTGGGCGTACTGCCCGATGACGTGCGGGAGTTGGAGGGCAGCGGGCTGCGTGTGCACACGTGCACCGGGGCCCGGCCCCAGCAGGCTTCCGGTGACGCCTGGGCGGAGACCGCGGCCCGCATCTGGCGGAGCCGGGCGCCTGAGTTGTTCCGGGAGGCGAGCGAGCTTCCCGGGGAACCCTTCGCCGCCGGTCCGCTGGCCGTGACCGCCCTGTGCGCGGGCATCACCCTCGGCGCGACCGAGCGTGCGGCAGCCGCCGACTGGGCCGCTGAGCGGCCGTACGCGCTGGATGCCAAACAGACGCGGCAACTGGTCGAGTCGCTGACGTCACCGGGCATCGACGACCGGACCGGGGCCGAGTTCGACGCTGTGGGACGGCTGTTCGGGGCGTTGGACGGGCGCGCGCCCGTCACGACGACCACGCCGCTCGCCGCGATGCTGGTGACGGAAGCGGTGCGCGGCGGGAACGGTTCACGGGAGCTGCCCGGGCGCTCCGCGTTCGCCGGTCCGGACGGTGCGGCGATCGGGACGGCGCTCGGCCCGGAGATCCTTGCGGAGCTGAGAACGCCCGCGACCAGTGGTGATGTGGCGCGGACGGTGCAGTTGCTGCGGGTGGCGCGGCTGCTGGACGTGGACTGTACGGAGTTCCTGCCCTCGGTCGTACGCCGGTTGGCGCCCGCGTTGCTGGCCGAGGACGATCCGGAGTTCGGGCCGGCGCTGCTGGAGTTGCTGGACGAACAGTTCGATGTGCGGACGGCGCTGCTCGGGGCGCTGGACCGGATCGCGCCGGACGATCCAGGAGCGGTGGAACGGCTGCTGGCCAGGGTCACGCTGCCGTTCACGGGGACGCAGTCGCTGCCGCATCTGCGGATGTGCGCCGAGGCCGCCGGGGCGCGGACGACGCTGGGCGGTGACCGGGCGGCCGTGTGGCACCGGGTGCTGCGGGCGGCCGGGCTGTCACCGTTCGCCGAGCCGATGGTGCTGCGCACCGCTGCCGGCCTGGTGTGGGGGGACCGCGCGCCGACGGCCGGAGAGGCCCGGCTGCTGCTCGACGCGGCCACGTCGGACGGGCACCGGACGGCCGGGACGTGGGCGCGGCTGGTCGATGCGGCGCTCGCGGCAACGTCGGACGACGAGGAGGCCGCCGCACTCACGCACGACCTGCTGCGCGGCTTCCCGCAGGAGATCGAGGGGCGGGTTCGGGGCGCGCTGCTGCTGCTGGACTTCGCGCGGGAGGTGGGTTCCGGGGTGGCCGAGGAAGGCTGGGTGGACCGGGCCAGGGCGCTGTGCGCGCAGGCTGAACCGGTCGAACCGGCCGTCCGGGAGCGGGCGTTCGGGGCCCTGGCCGTACGGCTGCTGGCCCATGGCCGTCCGGAGGCAGAGCTGTACGCGTTCGTGCACAGCGAGGACGCCGACCTGGTGGCGGCGTACGATCGGGCGGCCCGGGCGGAGGGGATCGCCCAGCGGCTGCGCACCGACGCCGTCTACGCGGCCGACTGCTTCGGGGTCTGGACGGCGTACCCGCACGCGGGCCCGGCGTGGAACACCACGGCCGACGCCCTGCTGCGCGACGTCCTGCGCCCTGCCGTGCGTACGTTCGCGCCCGCCCGCCTGAAGGAGGTCGAGCAGGCCGTGGAGAGCGCGGGCAGCAGCGGACGCGCGGACGCGTTCCGGGCGTGGAACCGGCCGAGCACCCTCGGACGGATCGGCCGGCGGATCTCGGGGCGGGTGCGGCGGGGCTGA
- a CDS encoding peptidoglycan-binding protein — protein MATPLSADRLLKALRNEGLHVVEHRSWRTHNRNHKGPWGPVHGVMIHHTVSSGTRSSVELCYNGHSTLPGPLCHGVIAKDGSVHLVGHGRTNHAGLGDDDVLRAVVNESALPADNEANTDGNRHFYGFECVNLGNGEDLWPAAQLEAIEKASAAICRAHGWTYRSVIGHKEWQPGKIDPRGFTMDSMRGRIRSRLGGSPDGPSKPPAPKPPATYEPFPGAAFFRVGRRSPVITAMGKRLVAQGCGRYEVGPGPAWSAADRKSYAAWQRKLGFSGSDADGTPGRSSWDKLKVPNV, from the coding sequence ATGGCAACGCCTCTGTCCGCCGACCGATTGCTCAAGGCCCTTCGGAACGAGGGTCTGCACGTCGTCGAGCACCGGAGCTGGCGCACGCACAACCGCAACCACAAGGGGCCGTGGGGTCCCGTGCACGGTGTGATGATCCATCACACCGTGAGCTCGGGCACCAGGAGCTCCGTGGAGCTCTGTTACAACGGCCATTCGACCCTGCCGGGTCCGCTGTGCCACGGTGTGATCGCCAAGGACGGCTCGGTCCACCTGGTCGGCCACGGCCGCACCAACCACGCCGGGCTCGGTGACGACGACGTCCTGCGTGCGGTGGTCAACGAATCGGCGCTGCCTGCCGACAACGAGGCCAACACCGACGGCAACCGACACTTTTACGGCTTCGAGTGCGTCAACCTCGGCAACGGCGAGGACCTGTGGCCCGCCGCGCAGCTGGAGGCCATCGAGAAGGCGTCGGCCGCGATCTGCCGGGCCCACGGCTGGACGTACCGCTCGGTGATCGGTCACAAGGAGTGGCAGCCGGGGAAGATCGACCCGCGAGGGTTCACGATGGACTCGATGCGCGGCAGGATCAGGTCACGCCTGGGCGGCAGCCCCGACGGCCCGTCGAAACCGCCCGCGCCGAAACCCCCGGCGACGTACGAGCCGTTCCCCGGGGCGGCGTTCTTCCGGGTGGGCCGTCGCAGCCCTGTCATCACGGCGATGGGAAAGAGACTGGTGGCCCAGGGCTGCGGACGGTACGAGGTCGGCCCCGGCCCGGCCTGGTCGGCGGCCGACCGCAAGTCGTACGCCGCGTGGCAGCGGAAGCTGGGCTTCTCCGGGAGCGACGCGGACGGCACCCCGGGCAGGTCGAGCTGGGACAAGCTCAAGGTGCCCAACGTCTGA
- a CDS encoding DUF6519 domain-containing protein → MHADISRNTFRPDRHYSAVIAQQGRVQLDADANEQAAIQLVRARTTAADLIGQHGGPRGATGFGLSFVGGGRELDDLAIGGGRYYVDGILLDATRPEPGVPAEAGDHGAADDGEAPAAVPATWTYWDQPDGYRDAERHGDRLPTQFPYLAYLKVWERSVTAAEDPLLREVALGPAMPDTAARLKTVWQVLPLPGAQLELADGAPKDEVRAAFARWAAAQAPTARMAARSERPAHADEDPCLVKPDARYRGRENQMYRVEIHEGGPAKDATFKWSRENGSVTFPVDEIDGTWVELASLGGDDSLGLNVGDQVECLDTARTSRGEPLPLLRVEEVDLPGRRVRLSDEPGSSVGRRPGLHPFLRRWDQRGGSGHGSGRSRTERAAAKLRGGAVRIEEGGWLPLEDGVLVYFEPGRTYRSGDFWTVPARTATGGVEWPTDAARRPLLRSPEGIQVHYAPLAWVLGEAAVADLRMTFAPLAAVIPAADEEELAAEAAAEAEATAAESAAVGGSAPRPDGQDDDNQPGS, encoded by the coding sequence ATGCACGCAGACATCTCCCGCAACACCTTCCGGCCGGACCGGCACTACTCGGCGGTCATCGCGCAGCAGGGCCGGGTGCAGCTCGACGCCGACGCCAATGAGCAGGCCGCCATCCAGCTGGTGCGGGCCCGTACGACCGCGGCCGATCTGATCGGGCAGCACGGCGGCCCGCGCGGCGCCACCGGCTTCGGCCTGAGCTTCGTGGGCGGTGGCCGTGAGCTGGACGATCTGGCCATCGGCGGCGGCCGCTACTACGTGGACGGCATCCTGCTGGACGCGACCCGGCCGGAGCCGGGCGTCCCGGCTGAGGCCGGGGACCACGGCGCCGCGGACGACGGTGAGGCACCGGCCGCGGTCCCGGCGACCTGGACGTACTGGGACCAGCCCGACGGATACCGGGACGCGGAGCGCCACGGCGACCGGCTGCCCACCCAATTCCCGTACCTGGCCTATCTCAAGGTGTGGGAGCGTTCGGTGACCGCGGCCGAGGACCCGCTGCTGCGCGAGGTGGCGCTCGGGCCCGCGATGCCTGACACGGCGGCCCGGCTCAAGACCGTATGGCAGGTGCTCCCCCTGCCCGGCGCGCAGTTGGAGCTGGCGGACGGGGCGCCGAAGGACGAGGTGCGTGCGGCGTTCGCGCGGTGGGCGGCGGCGCAGGCGCCGACCGCGCGCATGGCGGCGCGCAGCGAGCGCCCCGCGCACGCGGACGAGGACCCCTGCCTGGTGAAGCCGGACGCCCGCTACCGGGGCCGGGAGAACCAGATGTACCGCGTGGAGATCCACGAGGGCGGCCCGGCGAAGGACGCCACTTTCAAATGGTCGCGGGAGAACGGTTCGGTGACCTTCCCGGTCGACGAGATCGACGGCACCTGGGTGGAGCTGGCCTCACTGGGTGGCGACGACTCACTGGGTCTGAACGTCGGGGACCAGGTGGAGTGCCTGGACACCGCCCGCACCAGCCGGGGCGAGCCGCTTCCGCTGCTGCGGGTCGAGGAGGTGGACCTGCCGGGGCGACGGGTGCGGCTCTCGGACGAGCCCGGTTCCTCCGTCGGGCGGCGCCCCGGACTCCACCCGTTCCTGCGGCGCTGGGACCAGCGCGGGGGTTCGGGGCACGGGAGCGGCCGGAGCCGTACCGAGCGGGCGGCGGCGAAGCTGCGGGGCGGCGCGGTCCGGATCGAGGAGGGCGGCTGGCTGCCTCTGGAGGACGGCGTGCTCGTGTACTTCGAGCCGGGCAGGACGTACCGGTCCGGGGACTTCTGGACCGTTCCGGCCCGTACGGCCACGGGCGGTGTCGAGTGGCCGACGGATGCCGCCCGACGGCCGCTGCTGCGGTCCCCGGAGGGAATCCAGGTCCACTACGCGCCGCTGGCGTGGGTGTTGGGGGAAGCCGCGGTCGCCGACCTGCGGATGACGTTCGCCCCGCTGGCTGCCGTCATCCCCGCCGCCGACGAGGAGGAGCTGGCCGCGGAGGCGGCGGCCGAGGCGGAGGCGACGGCGGCGGAGTCCGCCGCCGTCGGCGGTTCGGCACCGCGGCCCGATGGGCAAGACGACGACAATCAGCCCGGGAGCTGA